A genome region from Magnolia sinica isolate HGM2019 chromosome 8, MsV1, whole genome shotgun sequence includes the following:
- the LOC131254303 gene encoding protein NODULATION SIGNALING PATHWAY 2-like gives MDVYHEEVDPHGLDIHVADLDLSSLLATPDEFSNDSSSPFLGAMPFEQMPSESVLWPTCFVGSPVKDHISYDEFFSVEDVFEGTEETSGSSVFQNEPFNEGSLSLSTKSSGTVAEETSYHPPLVLPSEEMEIDDEVGILHLHKAHGEAVEKGFVELAEVISRRISEKVGPLGTIMERVGHYLYQGEDKQADYLKLESSKNYNAAFRAFYDVCPHGRFAHFTANMAILEAMPENSKAIHIIDFDTREGIQWPSLFEALGQRQEVLVRLTLMKWKAGHGGSPQSNYEVTESRLCEYARSVGLRLEMDEMDLEELVMEKKRVMKRGGRNEWMAFNCMVGLPHMGMERSRRDAWEFIRIAKELITMRKTSCISNRGIITFGNGDGVEMEMNGGFGSFSEGCMIHLHALFESMEWHFPSHLSLARTAMECLFVGPYVSSHACFPTWQEMHETCGPPLEMGFEGCRLSKENLMEAKEMVRESESPYGVRFGGENENEMFLEWRGTPLVRVCAWK, from the coding sequence ATGGACGTATACCACGAAGAGGTCGATCCGCATGGGCTAGATATCCATGTGGCTGATTTAGATTTATCTTCTTTACTAGCCACCCCAGATGAATTCTCCAACGATTCATCCTCCCCATTTCTTGGGGCCATGCCCTTCGAACAGATGCCTTCCGAGAgtgtcttgtggcccacttgtttcgTAGGGTCCCCTGTCAAGGATCATATTTCATATGACGAATTCTTCAGTGTGGAGGATGTCTTTGAAGGGACGGAGGAGACTTCAGGCAGTTCTGTGTTTCAAAATGAGCCTTTCAATGAAGGGAGCTTGAGCTTATCAACGAAATCCAGTGGAACGGTTGCAGAAGAGACTTCATATCATCCTCCGCTGGTCTTGCCAAGCGAAGAAATGGAGATCGATGATGAAGTAGGCATTCTTCATCTACATAAGGCGCATGGAGAGGCCGTTGAGAAGGGGTTTGTCGAGCTGGCGGAGGTGATCTCAAGGCGAATAAGCGAGAAGGTCGGCCCGCTGGGGACGATCATGGAGCGTGTGGGTCACTACTTATATCAAGGGGAGGACAAGCAAGCTGATTACTTAAAACTAGAGTCAAGCAAGAATTACAACGCGGCGTTCCGAGCATTCTATGATGTATGCCCACATGGGAGGTTTGCCCACTTCACAGCCAACATGGCCATCCTGGAAGCCATGCCGGAGAACTCCAAAGCAATCCACATCATTGATTTTGATACCAGAGAAGGCATCCAATGGCCTTCCTTGTTCGAGGCACTGGGCCAGCGACAAGAAGTACTAGTGAGGCTCACATTGATGAAATGGAAAGCAGGCCATGGTGGTAGCCCACAATCGAACTATGAGGTGACCGAGAGCCGGCTTTGTGAGTATGCGCGGTCGGTGGGCCTAAGGTTAGAGATGGATGAGATGGACTTGGAAGAATTAGTGATGGAGAAGAAAAGGGTTATGAAAAGAGGAGGGAGGAATGAATGGATGGCCTTCAATTGTATGGTGGGTCTTCCACATATGGGCATGGAAAGGAGTAGAAGGGATGCATGGGAATTTATTAGGATAGCTAAAGAGCTGATTACCATGCGTAAAACTAGCTGTATTAGTAATAGGGGCATCATAACATTTGGGAATGGAGATGGGGTGGAGATGGAAATGAATGGGGGTTTTGGGTCTTTTTCAGAAGGGTGTATGATACATCTCCACGCATTGTTTGAATCAATGGAGTGGCATTTCCCTTCACACCTTTCATTAGCAAGGACAGCTATGGAGTGTCTCTTTGTAGGGCCTTACGTCTCTTCCCATGCATGCTTTCCTACATGGCAAGAGATGCATGAAACATGTGGCCCTCCATTGGAGATGGGATTTGAAGGGTGTAGATTGAGCAAAGAGAACTTGATGGAGGCTAAGGAGATGGTGAgggaatcagagagtccatatggAGTGAGGTTTGGAGGGGAGAACGAGAATGAGATGTTCTTGGAATGGAGGGGGACACCATTGGTTAGAGTTTGTGCATGGAAATGA